A region of the Sarcophilus harrisii chromosome 3, mSarHar1.11, whole genome shotgun sequence genome:
TAATTAAAAactagttttaatttaatttaattaaaagtagTTTTAAACATAGGTTTAGTTATGTTGTGACATGTTATAACATAGGTTAAGTTATGATTTCTGGAACTCTAGGAAGGCCTTGTTGCTTCCCAAATATCATTCCCTCCAGCATCTGATCCTATTTTACATCCATTcagagctttttttcttttaaaatttctttaagttTAATGCATAGACCTATCAAAGTCCTTATATCTAGAAACTTCATCTTTTATAACATCTTAGAATTTTATCCATTTTCCTACTGGCAAATTTTgattgaggaagaggaaaagaatatgaGTGTACTAGTCACTTGAGGAAAGGACAAAGGTGGGGAAAAAGAGTAAAGAATAGAGTTTACAAAGCCAAAgacaaacttttatttattatgcaATTTTTGCTTAGTATTAACCCTTATTCCAAAGTTATTTTAAGAACATCCACTAACTATAGTATAGAGTGGCCTGTACCCTCAAACTAATGGCTAAATGCTACAAAGTACTTCTAACTATTTACCAATACTATATAACAGTTCCTTTAACAAGAAATACACAGTTCATCAGCAAAGTGAGTGAATCCAGTTCTTAAATTTCTAGCATGCAGATTAAAACATCctgaaataactaaatataaaaaataggtGTGGGAAAGGAATTTtgagataaacaaacaaacaaaaaaacccagcttCTTAATAAGCTATAATAAATTACAAGTAGAGACTGGACTtagtaaataacaaaatataaaacagatcATTTAGAGTATATGAAATTGATAAACTTTTCCCACAAATGAAAGCAATGGTGtctagaataagaaggaaagCTGAAAAGGTTATTTTTTCTGATATGGGATGTATTAATGAAAGATTCATAAGTTATATCACACAAATATGGAAGACAAAGAACCATTTTCCAATGAATAAGTCTGCAGTTGAAGAATTTTCTTGAagacttttcaaaagaaatgaaaacttaataATCATAGGAGaggctttttcattaattttaaaagatgaagtaAGGCAAATAAAATCTTGACACAAGTTACTcttgaattgattttatttatggaAGAGAAAATGCAGCAACTCACAAGTTGAATCACAGAGaaacttgaaatttttcttttgactcaGTTGTCTAGGGGGCTCTCATCTTGAAGATTGCTGAGGCAacctaaataaaaattataaatcaaaagaTCCAGGGTAAAATCTAAGAAGGTATAAATGTTGAAGTCATGATGCTTTAGGTTCTTGTAGGTAGAATTTTCAAATGCCTCAGCATTTTCAGTCTCtgtggagaaaaaataaagctagTAAGTTGAAGAATAGAAGACTCGATTACTTTTTGGATAAGTAAGTCATTTAAAGTATTGAGCTACTTAGATATGAAAACATTCTCCAAATACCTAATCCATtacaatgtaattaaaatttgctaaatagttttttaaaaaagaatgcttcCTTATTAAAAACAGTTAttcaaagcaaaatgaaattagtcttatatttttaaaatatcaacattTTCAAGATCAAATTAGTAACTAATCATATCAtgaaaattttcttattaatatccTCATATTCTAATAACATATGGCTGCAAGATTTATATACTAGCCAAACAAATTCATAGAAGCACATTTTAGCAAGCTTGAAAATGCAGGTAAACAATagtggaataatatttttaaaaaccaacaaaagCTGAATTATTTTCCCTTAATTTCAATGACTACAGAACATTTAGATAAATTTCATCAATAAACtgtcttcaataaatattttcttggttaTAATTAAAGTGAACAGATAAgataatttaatacattttttaaaaaatcactagtATTATCACTAAAGTCATTGGATTTACCtgtgttttttgcttttcaaattttgtttttaaatggtaGAAAACAtaactttatttcctcattcaaaaaatacagaaatacacATTGAAATGTctaaataatttgataaaaatattttaagcaataGTCCTCATTCTACCCCCCATTCAAAAGTTCATCTGTGAATTTAACACTTCTTATACTTgctatcttccccattagaaagcGAGTTTATTGAGAAAAGGactatcttacttttctatttatgtaGAGCATAAATGTGTATGCACATTGTAGAGCACAGTGCATTATATGTagcaatcacttaataaatgcttttttcgtTCCTTTAAATAAGTTTCTTGCTGGTTCAAAATCCactgaaaatagaaataacatgCTTTCCAGAAATTGGGCATGCGGcataagatgaaaataaaataaaagttatatgaaatattatatttttatttaaaagtacgGTTTCTAGACtaatgaattcattaaaaaaatatctctTCAATTTCTTGAAGCCAATAATAATACCTGACTTTTCTATAGcacttaaagtttacaaagtgcctggcatatagtctCACAATTGATTCTTAACAACATGGTGTAAATAGGTGTAAACAAGTATTATGAATTCcattatagagaagaaaaaagagaagctaagattaagtgaattgcctaggtAATGTTAAACTCAAACAGAACCTATCCCCCAGAGAACCCCAtacattgatttagaaaaccacaaattaacattctttatattgtattctatttttagtttgttaaatatccccaattacattttagtcaGGTTCTACTCTAGGATTTTATGGTTCTATTCTTGGGTTTAACATCTCTAGCTAAGAACCATACAGAAGGTCTGAGTTTAGATTCCTATCAATTTTCCCTCTCACTCCACTTCTATTAGATCACGTTGTCTCAACCCAGATATTACAACCTTTGTTCCTTTGCTTTCtatgtttaaattaaattaaatgtgacaaaatattgttaaaagaaatttaacacTAACTAAACATATCCAATGTTTTCACTGTTGCATAGTTAAATCCTCAAATAATGCTTGAATATATTTAGCTATGTCATTTTGAAAGAGATTCAGAATTATagaaaaatcttatttcatttaaaaaaatcaattttacatatcttttctcttttaaatttttatgtcttCTTTAGACTTaacagaaggggagaaaagagatcTTACAAAGAACATATATCCTCAAGGAATTTTCTCCATGTAAATAGAGACATTTTTGCTAACTGAAAAAACACGGTACTCAGAATATTGAACTCACAGAATATAATTAaccttatttctaaatttctatccAATTCAgaggatattttaaaatggaagtaacagaaaatatatatatatttgcaatccTGAGCAAGTTTTGTAAGCTAACAGCACTACATGCATGATGTtagaataagttaaaaaaaacaaacaaacataagagcacagaaaatacataaatttagTAAACATGTTacaatttataaaggaaatataaacataaagatAGCACATAAATTAGTGGGCAAGAAGAGATTTTTAACAAAGTTGTatagagaagaaggaaataatcTTATTAGTAAACATAGTATTTTAGAGTAGTATAAAATAGTAGTACTTAGAACTATCTATCTATAGAGAGACCAAAAGAGCAAtacaatatgtataaaacatCATAACACACAATTCAAGCCATTAATGTATTAAATACCTcaccctgaatttttttttaaagtagcacaCACACTTAAGATTTATAGGAAGCTTTCCAGTTTAgtgttcaaagaaaagaaaaatttaaactatAGTGAGCAAGGTGTTAATAATCAtttgactcttttaaaaaatattttatccaaaattattttataaaaataaatcttagaaacaaaaaatatcaagtCTCCAATACTGTTTCTGTGGTAAATCAGAGAAAACAATACAGTGTAGAGTACAAAAACATGCTTAAGCCTGCAATCACAAAAAAGGGTTAGGcttgcaacttttaaaaatgagattgattttttttcttctcagggatGCTGTGAGATTACAacagatagcatttatatagcattttaaggtttgcaaagtgttttacaaatattatttcatttgaccctcacaacagacttgtgaggtaggtgctattattattttcctacAAGTGggagaaacaaaggcagacaaaagttaagttacttgctcagtaACTTATATACCTTCCCTTCATATATACCTTCGACACTTAGGTGAAATATACTTTGAACTAGTaagcataaaaaataattataatgaaatcaAAGACCGTATTGTCTTTACAATGATATTGCTTAACTAGATAGTCACTTAGTCACAATGACATGACATGAGAATACATGACTATGCCCTACACATAAAAGTTAAGGCAAGGAAGAAAGCTGTCAatgttcaaaaattttatttcttatacaatCCAGACTACTATGTCACCTTTCCTCTCCaaatagaaatatacattaaaaaaattgtagATCTGTCCAAAATATATCATtagcaaagaaatgaataaatctgCTAACCAGAAAAATTCTCGGAAGTCATTTTTTGATAACaatgaaattaaacaaaacatatatttataaacttaaaaataatactttttatcaTGAAAACCCCTCAATGATATAACAATGCTTTGACAAATTAAAGTTGTACCCAGTATGATGACTTGACTTTTGAACTTCACTGGTAACCCTGGAAAGACTTCTTCCTTTGTACCAATATTTCCTGCAGGCACATTTTCCTCTTAAGATGTCTTCTTTGGTCTGAGGAAGAGATGCTTCCAAATTTAGGATGGGTACCTGTTCCTCTAAAATGTCTTTGTTATTAAAATGATCTGTTGTAAAATCAACAACTGTtggtttctctttcctgttttcttcctttgttatCAACAGTTTTATTTCTATACCTAACTGGATTGATGAAACTACCATTTTggttctttggatttttttgtcatttaattcaactcaaaGAATTCCGCAAATGCGCCTCTTTTTGTACTTTGTTCTCTAAAAGACTTCTGATTTGGGTGATATTGGGAAGCTCTTTATAGGCTTCAGATCACTCAACAGTGATTTTCATCTCTAATAGATGAGGTTTCTCCACATGTGTAGAGTCCAGGCGTACTTTTTGGAACTGGGTCTTCTTGGTTAATCTCAAATTTCTTTGGGCCCTCTGCTCAAAAGTATCTCCTTGTGGAAACTCTCTTTTAGCTCTGATGGTAATCTTAAATTTCAAGACAATTTCTGAGACACTATCTTCTCTATCAGAATCTGAGTCAGATGAAGAAGATGCTAAATCAACTTCAGCTGGTTTCTGGATCTTTTGGTGATTTTCTAAATAAGTATCCTTTGCTCTGAGTGAAGGTGAAACTTTTTGTGGAAATTCAACTACAGTCTTTTCTGGCAAAagttttccaatttcttcatctatcgGTTGTTTGATGTCATCAGAATTAATATTAACTATGGTCTTGCCTTTATCCACAGCTAATGGATAAGAATTAGTTGATGATAATTTTTTGGGAAATTCAGTTCTTGGGGCTGTTAATAGCTTGATCCCTTCCTTTGGTGCCACTACATCTAGGAAATGGCATAAAAAGGAATATTAATCTT
Encoded here:
- the LOC100919401 gene encoding LOW QUALITY PROTEIN: uncharacterized protein LOC100919401 (The sequence of the model RefSeq protein was modified relative to this genomic sequence to represent the inferred CDS: deleted 4 bases in 3 codons; substituted 1 base at 1 genomic stop codon); translation: MAFSLVLRLGQEAVLKTTELKAWGLREFASTVFPSIKSGDNEKEKQKKSKLQQPLKNVVAPKEGIKLLTAPRTEFPKKLSSTNSYPLAVDKGKTIVNINSDDIKQPIDEEIGKLLPEKTVVEFPQKVSPSLRAKDTYLENHQKIQKPAEVDLASSSSDSDSDREDSVSEIVLKFKITIRAKREFPQGDTFEQRAQRNLRLTKKTQFQKVRLDSTHVEKPHLLEMKITVEXSEAYKELPNITQIRSLLENKVQKEAHLRNSLVELNDKKIQRTKMVVSSIQLGIEIKLLITKEENRKEKPTVVDFTTDHFNNKDILEEQVPILNLEASLPQTKEDILEENVPAGNIGTKEEVFPGLPVKFKSQVIILETENAEAFENSTYKNLKHHDFNIYTFLDFTLDLLIYNLFRLPQQSSR